Part of the Candidatus Krumholzibacteriota bacterium genome is shown below.
GCCGTTGTCTCCCGTTCCCCTTCGATCGGCGGCCGCGGTCCGCCGGCGCAGCCGGCGAGGGCCGCCGCGGCGAGGGCCACCGCGATCAGAGTCGCGCTTCGCATAGCTCCCTTACGCGGATGAACATGTTGGCCGCGATCCGCGCCTCGGCTGCCGCGTTCTTTTCCCGGCCTTCGGCGAGGCGCGCTCGCGCCGCGTCGAGATGGTCTTCGGCGCGCCGCATCATCGTTTCCACTCCCGGGGCGTCGCAGCCGGCGGCGATCTCGCGCACCGAGGCCATGAGATTTTCGGCGCGCCCGATCTCCTCGTCGGCGCCGCCGGTCCCGTTCTCCTCGCGGACGACCGCGCGCAGGCGCTCGCGCACCCGGGCGACGATCCTCGCCGCCTCCTCATCGCGCCCGGCGGCAAGCGCCTCGCCGGCGCGCTCGATCATCCGGCGCGCCTGTTCGACCTCGCCGGCGGCCGCCCCGTCGCCGGCGGTCATCTCGGCAGCGCGGTCGGCGAGCCGGCGCGCCTCCTCGATACGCATGGCCATGCCTGCGTCCTCTTCCATCACGCGTCGGCGCATCAGGGTGCGCAGCGTCTTCTCGCATTCCTCGACGGCGAGCCGGGCGGCGCGGTACCGGCCCTGCTCGCGGAGGGCGACGGCGTTCCCGTACTGGTCCCGGGCCTGCTTGTAGAGTTGGCCGGCCGTCTCGTCGGCGCCCGAGTCCGCGCGATCGCGCACTCGTTCCATGAGGCGCTCCATGGCGGCGATCCGGCGTTCGAGAAGCTGCTCGAGCGCGCGCAGGCGCCGGACCTCCTGTTCGGCGTGCATCGTGCGCTGGCGGGCGTTCTCGGCGAGGCGGTTCGCGATCTGGTAACGGTACTGGCTCTGGTTGAGACGCGCCTTCTCCACGAGCTCGCGCGCCTCGTCGATCATCCTCGACAGGCGTTCGGCGCGGATCCGGTGCTCGGCGGCCATCTCCCGCACGCGCATGAGCCGCTCGCCCGTCTCCTCGACCATGCGGTTCGTCTGTTCCTGGATCCGGGCGTCCTGGCGGGCGAGGCTCGCCGCCTGCTGCGCCTCGTTCCGGGCGCGGACGGTGAGCTTGTAGGAGAAGGCAAGGGCTCTCGATTCGCGGGATCGCTTCGCGTTCTCCTGCATGAGCCGGGCCTGCTCGAGCTTGACGCGGCCCTTCTGGCTGCGGGCCTGCTCGACGACGTCGGCGGCGAAGGCGATGATCTCGTCGGTGCGCTGGATCTCCTCGTCGAGCCGATCGGCGTCGTCCTGACCCTGCGCCCGCGACGGCGCGGGAAGGAAAACGAGGAAGAGCAGCAGCAGCGCGACGGTCGTCGGTATGATCGATCGATGTTTCATCTGGGGTCTCCTTTCCGGTTCCGCTGTCAATACACGCAAGGTGCATGCCATGGTCGACCCGGAAAGATAACGGTCATTCATGCAACAGGTTACGTATGTACATGGCGCGGGCCTCGCGCCGGTTCCGTACCTCCAGGTACACCCGTGTCGTCCCGCTCAGTACAGGGCTCATGCCCTGTCCGGCGGCTCCATCCGTTCGAGCCGGCTGTAGAGCGTCCGTCGCGTGATCCCGAGGATCTCGGCCGCGCGGCTCTTGTTGCCGCCGGCCGCCTCGATGGCGAAACGGATCATCCGCTCCTCGATCTCGCCGAGCGTGCGCTTCCCGATGAGGGCGCGGAGCGCCTCGTCGGGGCCGGCGCCGCCACCCGGGGCCGTCGCGATGTGTCCCGGCGTCACGGGACCGTCGCCTGCGAGAATGACGGCCCGCTCGATGATGTTCTTGAGCTCGCGCACGTTCCCCGGCCAGTCGTAGCGTTCGAGCGCCCGCCGCGATTCGGGCGGCAGGGCGTCGGGGGGGCGGTTCCACCCGGCGAGGAAGACCTCCGCGATCGGGATGATGTCCTCCCGGCGCTCGCGCAGCGGCGACACGTGGATCGGGAAGACGTTCAGGCGGTAGAAGAGATCCTCCCTGAAGGTCCCCTCGGCCGCGCGTTTCGAGAGATCCCGGTTCGTCGCCGCCACGATCCTCACGTCGATGCGCACGCGCTTCGAGCCGCCGAGGGGGAGTATCTCCCCGTTGTCGATCGCGCGAAGGAGCTTCGCCTGGAGGGCGAGCGGCATGTCGCCGATCTCGTCGAGAAAGAGCGTCGATCCGTCGGCGAGCCGGAAATGCCCCGGCTTGCGCTGTGTCGCGCCGGTGAAGGCGCCCTTCTCGTAGCCGAAGAGTTCCGCCTCGAGGAGCGTCTCGGGAACGGCGGCGCAGTTGATGATGATCATCGGCCGGTCCCCCCGGGGGCTCTGCTCGTGGATCGCCGCGGCGACCAGCTCCTTGCCCGTGCCGCTCTCGCCCGTGACGAGGACGGGAGAACCGGTGGGGGCCACCATCGCGATCAGCTCGCGGACGCGCGCGATGGCTGGCGACGGGCCGACGAGGCGATCGGCCGCCGTCTCCGCGGCCACCCGCCCCCTGAGCGCGGCGTTCTCGGCGATCAGCCGCCGGCGTTCCTCGACGCGACGCAAAAGGAGAAGGACCTCGGCCATGTCGAAGGGCTTGACGAGATACTCGTAGGCTCCCTCCTTCATCGCCTCGACCGCCGTCTTCGCGCTCGCATATGCCGTCATGATGAGCACGTCGGTCGAGGGGGAGATCCGCTTGACGCGACGGAGCACCTCGAGACCGTCGATTCCGCCGAGGCGCAGATCGCAGACGACGACGTCGAATTCCTCCTTCTCGACGCGCGAGACCGCCTCCTCTCCGCTCGGGCAGGAGGATACGTCGTACCCCTCGCCCGCGATGCCATCGGTCAGCAGCCGGGCGATCTTCTCCTCGTCGTCAACGATCAGTATCCTGCTCATCCGTATCTCCCGTCGGGTCTGTCCGGGGCAGCGAGAAGGTCACGACCGCTCCGCCGCCGGGCCGGTCGCCGATGCGCACCGCGCCCCCGTGGTCCTCGATCACCCGCCGGACGATCGAGAGTCCGAGGCCGCTGCCGGTTTGCCTGGTGGTGTAGAAGGGCTCGAAGACGCGGAGCCGGTCCCGCTCGGGGATCCCCGGCCCGGTGTCGGCGAAGGAGACGACGTACCAGCCGTCCTCCTCCCGGAGATCGACGACGAGCGTTCCACCCTCCTCCATCGCCTGCCGCGCGTTCAGCATGCAGTTGAGGAAACATTGCTGGAGCTTCTTCTCCTCGCCCTCGAAGGGCGCGGCCCGGCCGCCGTCGAACGGCGTCTCGATCCTCACGCCGCCCGCGGCGAAGGATTCCTCGACGAGACGCACCGAGCGCCGCACGGTCGCGGCGATGTCCATCGGGTGGCGCCGGCCCGGTTCGTCGCGGGCGAAGAGGAGATAGTCGGTGAGGATCCCGTTGAGGCGGTCGACTTCCTCGATGACGAACTCGTCGATCTCCCCCGCGTCTGCCGGACGAATCTTCTTCAGCCGTTCCGCCGCGCTCCTGATGATGAAGAGCGGATTGCGGATCTCGTGGGCGATGCCGGCGGCCATCCGTCCCATCGAGGCGAGGGTCTCCGACCTCGACAGCGATTCGCGGGCCTGGAGCAGCGAGTTCGTCGCCCGGAGGATGAAGGCGAGGAAGAGCGCCACGCCGACGACGGAGGCGGCGGAGGCGGCCAGAAGCAGGCGTCGGAGCCGCTCGAGCCGGGCGAGGAATGCGGCGTCGGCCTCGACCGCCGCCACGGCGCCGGCCGCGCCGGTCCCCGGCGGAAAGGGCGCGTAACCGGCCATGAGGTAGGAGCCGTCCGCGCCCCGGAAGATCCGCGAGGCGGCGGGCGTTCCCTCGAGAGCGGCGATGATCGCCGGATAATCCATGTCCCAGTTCGGGTAGATCTCGCCGGGGGGGATGAGGCCCTCACGAAGGGAGAAGAGGACGACGCCGTCCTCGCGGACGATCGTCAGCCCGGACAGGCCGAAATCCGACGCGAGCCGCCGGAGATCCCCGGCGGTGCGTTCCGGTATCGCGGCCCGGAACGATGCTGCGTCGTTGAGCGGGCCGGAAACGTCCCCGGCCGAGGTCGAGGCGAGGGATGCGAGCAGGCGGAGACGATCGCCGAAATCCGCAGACAGCCCCGCGCGGGTGAGCTGGTAATAGCGCCAGTTGACGCCGAGGAGCAGCGCCGCGAGCAGCACGGCCGCGAGCGCCGTCCAGCCGCTTCTCAAGAGCGCGGTGGAACCGGTTTTCTTCATGACGCCTCCGGAAGGGGAGGATACGCGGGCCGGGAGCCCGGCGCAAGCAATTGTCGCCGCCGGTCCGCGTTACCGCTTCCCCCGCGGTGCGGCGACCGCGTTCGCCCGCGACTTCCGCCGTCTGTCACCGGAGCCGGTTGAGCCGGCGGATGGCGTGTTCCTTCCATGCGGGGTCCGCCGCGGCGCGGCGGAACTTCTCGCGCGCCTCGCCGGTGCGCCCCTCCCTGACGAGGGCCTCGCCCCACTCGTACCACAGGCCGCCGGCGTCGGGGAACTCGCGGAGGCCCGTATTGACGAGTGCGATCGCCTCGGCGGTCGTCGCATGGGCGACGAGGAGCCGGCTGAGCGAGTTGTAGGCCTTCTTCTTCTCCTCGCGGGGGATGTTGTCGAGTTGGACGGCGGCGCGGTAGTGCTCGATCGCGTCCCGCGGGCGATCGGTCTCCTCGAGGAGCGCGGCGAGGCTGAGTCGGGCGAGGGCGTCGCCGGGGGCGAGTTCGACGGCCTTCCGGTAGTGGCGCATCGCGCTCCGCCTGCTCCCCTCGCGATAGAAGAGCCATCCGAGGTGGAGATGGGCCGATGCGTTGGAGGGGTCGCGCCCGACGACGTCGAGGAAGGCCTTCTTCGCGTCCGCGGCGCGTCCCTGATCGTAGTAGAGCCTGCCGAGCAGGTAGCGGGCGCGGACGTGGTCGCCCGCCATGAGGAGGTGGCGTTCGGCCTCGCGGCGGCTCCGCAGCTCCACCTCCGCCTCGCCGAGGAGCAGGTAGTGGCGCGGCTCGGCGGCGCCGAGTCGTTCGGTCTCCAGCATGCGCGAGCGGAGCGCCGTCCAGTCGCCGGCGCGGGCGAGTTGGACGCCGACCTCGTAGGCCGCTTCGGGGTCGGCGGGATCGAGATCGAGGACGCGTTTCCACTCGGCGGCGGCATCGGCCCTGCGGCCGTCCGCCGCGTAGACCGCGGCGAGCAACCGGCGGGCCTCGACGTTCCCGCCGTCCCGGGCGAGAAGCTCGTCG
Proteins encoded:
- a CDS encoding tetratricopeptide repeat protein, with the protein product MGTITRYTAIALAIASLLLAGCAGLPPAESPPPPPAPEPAPSAPSAVSVILDARLLAGNGDYAEAAGMLDELLARDGGNVEARRLLAAVYAADGRRADAAAEWKRVLDLDPADPEAAYEVGVQLARAGDWTALRSRMLETERLGAAEPRHYLLLGEAEVELRSRREAERHLLMAGDHVRARYLLGRLYYDQGRAADAKKAFLDVVGRDPSNASAHLHLGWLFYREGSRRSAMRHYRKAVELAPGDALARLSLAALLEETDRPRDAIEHYRAAVQLDNIPREEKKKAYNSLSRLLVAHATTAEAIALVNTGLREFPDAGGLWYEWGEALVREGRTGEAREKFRRAAADPAWKEHAIRRLNRLR
- a CDS encoding sigma-54-dependent Fis family transcriptional regulator, encoding MSRILIVDDEEKIARLLTDGIAGEGYDVSSCPSGEEAVSRVEKEEFDVVVCDLRLGGIDGLEVLRRVKRISPSTDVLIMTAYASAKTAVEAMKEGAYEYLVKPFDMAEVLLLLRRVEERRRLIAENAALRGRVAAETAADRLVGPSPAIARVRELIAMVAPTGSPVLVTGESGTGKELVAAAIHEQSPRGDRPMIIINCAAVPETLLEAELFGYEKGAFTGATQRKPGHFRLADGSTLFLDEIGDMPLALQAKLLRAIDNGEILPLGGSKRVRIDVRIVAATNRDLSKRAAEGTFREDLFYRLNVFPIHVSPLRERREDIIPIAEVFLAGWNRPPDALPPESRRALERYDWPGNVRELKNIIERAVILAGDGPVTPGHIATAPGGGAGPDEALRALIGKRTLGEIEERMIRFAIEAAGGNKSRAAEILGITRRTLYSRLERMEPPDRA